One Bacteroidales bacterium DNA window includes the following coding sequences:
- a CDS encoding TolB-like 6-bladed beta-propeller domain-containing protein yields MSINNEYTHRNELSPFGIYLTFKSNFMQMKQVHVLFILFLLLSACAGRQDNKNVTTTNEEKGDTVKMVSPLISGESFYKEKDPFNGIKELTGTNITGDTAIFKIGETEMLVKGNYLIAKNRYYNGDLLMLFSLPDLKLIKTFGRSGKGPGELMYPHLVKTDDPDLLCYVFESTSQQLYSVDYSGKMQLMDMQFTDKKGGWFSDKQIVHVGGNTFLYVESSSNGKSIFHTEINKDSTQVKEIYSLSLNPKQKSWTAYMGDFAVNTEKDRMVYAYKYFKIVKFMDMNADSVRTINFERNTFDDTSPYRVDGMDGNITHYWGICSQPDYVYILYSGRTPYDVSKEWQKHQYYIFVEQYDWDGNPIQKMKLDRWGYFTVDEERQQIILASLSDDDPFLVYSIPEPDKK; encoded by the coding sequence ATGTCCATAAACAACGAGTATACTCATCGTAATGAACTGAGTCCTTTCGGGATTTATCTGACCTTTAAAAGTAATTTTATGCAGATGAAACAGGTACATGTGCTCTTCATTTTGTTTTTATTGTTGTCGGCATGTGCCGGCAGGCAGGATAATAAAAACGTAACAACCACCAATGAAGAAAAAGGAGACACTGTTAAAATGGTTTCTCCATTGATAAGCGGTGAATCCTTTTATAAGGAGAAAGATCCGTTTAATGGGATAAAAGAACTGACAGGTACCAATATAACCGGTGATACAGCCATATTCAAAATTGGAGAAACCGAAATGTTAGTAAAAGGTAATTACCTGATAGCAAAAAACCGTTACTATAACGGGGATTTGTTGATGTTATTCAGTTTGCCGGATTTGAAGCTGATCAAAACGTTCGGGAGGAGTGGTAAAGGTCCGGGAGAATTAATGTACCCGCATTTGGTGAAAACCGATGATCCTGACCTGCTTTGTTATGTGTTTGAATCAACCAGCCAACAGTTGTATTCAGTGGATTATTCGGGGAAAATGCAGTTGATGGATATGCAGTTTACAGATAAAAAAGGCGGATGGTTTAGTGATAAGCAGATAGTACATGTTGGAGGCAATACATTTCTTTATGTAGAGTCCTCTTCCAATGGAAAAAGCATTTTTCATACGGAAATAAATAAAGATTCCACACAGGTAAAGGAAATTTACAGTCTTTCCCTAAACCCCAAACAAAAAAGCTGGACTGCTTATATGGGCGATTTTGCCGTGAATACGGAAAAAGACAGGATGGTATATGCCTACAAGTATTTTAAAATTGTCAAATTCATGGATATGAATGCCGATTCGGTCAGGACCATTAATTTTGAAAGAAATACTTTTGATGATACTTCCCCGTACAGAGTAGACGGAATGGATGGTAATATTACCCATTACTGGGGAATCTGCTCTCAACCTGATTATGTGTATATCCTGTATAGCGGACGAACGCCATATGATGTAAGTAAAGAATGGCAGAAACATCAATATTATATTTTTGTGGAGCAGTATGACTGGGACGGAAATCCTATTCAAAAGATGAAGCTGGACCGCTGGGGTTATTTTACGGTGGATGAAGAACGGCAGCAGATTATTCTTGCATCCCTTAGCGATGATGACCCTTTTTTAGTATATTCAATACCTGAACCTGATAAAAAATAA
- a CDS encoding DUF3467 domain-containing protein, whose product MEEQNNKNQINIELKEEIAQGIYSNLAIISHSSSEFVLDFVRIMPGIPKAEVKSRIILTPEHAKRLLLALSDNMSKYETNHGTVKVEDKGPGFAPLGYN is encoded by the coding sequence ATGGAAGAACAAAATAATAAAAATCAAATTAACATTGAACTGAAAGAAGAAATCGCTCAGGGGATTTATTCTAATTTGGCTATTATCTCACATTCATCATCGGAATTTGTTCTGGATTTTGTCCGGATCATGCCCGGAATCCCTAAAGCGGAAGTAAAATCAAGGATCATACTTACTCCGGAACATGCCAAACGTTTGTTGCTCGCTTTGAGTGATAATATGTCGAAATACGAAACAAACCATGGTACGGTAAAAGTGGAAGATAAGGGCCCCGGTTTTGCTCCATTAGGCTATAATTAA
- the gyrB gene encoding DNA topoisomerase (ATP-hydrolyzing) subunit B — protein sequence MDNIPVNNNGNNNDYSASNIQVLEGLEAVRKRPAMYIGDVGMKGLHHLVYEVVDNSIDEALAGFCTDIDVVINENGSITVTDNGRGIPVDYHEKEKKSALEVVLTVLHAGGKFDKGSYKVSGGLHGVGVSCVNALSTHLKAEVHKEGKIYVQEFSIGKSLGDIKVVGNTDKTGTTITFQPDSSIFTSVEYNFEILEARLRELAFLNKGIRLSLTDKRTLMDVTDENGKVEQQYRKAVFYSEKGLVEFIQYLDATREKLIESIINVESEKGGVPVEIAMQYNTSFSENVHSYVNNINTIEGGTHLAGFRRGLTRTLKNYAEKSGMLAKLKFDISGDDFREGLTAIVSIKVAEPQFEGQTKTKLGNSDVTGAVDQAVSEALGNYLEENPRDAKTIVDKVILAATARHAARKAREMVQRKNVMSGAGLPGKLADCADKDPSKCEIYLVEGDSAGGTAKQGRNRAFQAILPLRGKILNVEKAMEHKIYDSEEIRNIFTALGVTIGTEEDSKALNLSGLRYYKIIIMTDADVDGSHISTLIMTFFFRHMNDLIKNGHLFIATPPLYLVKKGKQEVYCWTEEQRLAAIEELGKGKDTGLHIQRYKGLGEMNAEQLWDTTMNPENRTLRKVTIESAAEADRIFSMLMGDEVPPRREFIERHAKYARIDA from the coding sequence ATGGATAACATTCCTGTAAATAACAACGGTAATAATAATGATTATTCGGCCAGTAACATTCAGGTACTGGAAGGATTAGAAGCTGTCCGTAAACGTCCTGCCATGTATATTGGCGATGTCGGGATGAAAGGATTACATCATTTAGTATATGAGGTGGTAGATAATTCAATTGATGAAGCTCTTGCAGGATTTTGTACCGATATCGATGTGGTCATTAATGAAAACGGCTCTATTACCGTAACAGATAATGGGCGCGGTATTCCGGTTGATTACCATGAAAAAGAAAAAAAATCAGCTCTTGAAGTTGTGCTCACCGTATTGCATGCCGGAGGTAAGTTCGATAAAGGTTCTTATAAAGTATCCGGTGGTTTACATGGTGTAGGGGTTTCTTGTGTAAATGCTTTATCAACACATCTTAAGGCTGAAGTCCACAAAGAAGGAAAAATATACGTTCAGGAGTTCTCGATAGGTAAGTCTTTAGGTGATATTAAGGTTGTCGGCAATACCGATAAGACCGGAACCACTATTACTTTCCAACCGGATAGCTCCATATTTACCAGTGTGGAATATAATTTTGAGATTCTGGAGGCACGCTTACGTGAGTTAGCTTTCCTGAATAAAGGCATCCGCTTATCCCTGACAGATAAACGGACATTGATGGATGTAACCGATGAAAATGGAAAGGTAGAGCAACAATACCGGAAAGCCGTATTTTATTCGGAGAAAGGATTAGTGGAATTCATCCAGTACCTGGATGCTACGCGTGAAAAACTGATTGAAAGCATCATTAATGTTGAGTCGGAAAAAGGGGGTGTTCCTGTGGAGATTGCCATGCAATATAACACTTCTTTTTCGGAAAATGTACATTCTTATGTGAACAATATCAATACAATAGAAGGTGGAACCCATCTGGCCGGATTTCGCCGGGGACTGACACGTACATTGAAAAATTATGCGGAAAAGTCAGGCATGCTGGCAAAATTGAAATTTGATATCAGTGGTGATGACTTTCGTGAAGGATTGACCGCAATTGTTTCGATAAAAGTGGCGGAACCTCAATTTGAGGGACAGACCAAAACCAAATTAGGCAATTCGGATGTGACAGGAGCTGTAGATCAGGCTGTAAGCGAGGCCTTAGGAAATTATCTGGAAGAGAATCCCAGGGATGCCAAGACAATTGTAGATAAAGTGATCCTTGCAGCGACTGCCCGTCATGCCGCAAGAAAAGCCCGTGAAATGGTGCAGCGTAAAAATGTTATGTCGGGAGCTGGACTTCCAGGTAAATTAGCTGACTGTGCTGACAAAGATCCTTCAAAATGTGAGATCTATCTTGTCGAGGGAGATTCGGCAGGAGGAACAGCCAAGCAGGGTCGTAACCGCGCTTTTCAGGCCATTCTTCCTTTAAGGGGAAAGATATTGAATGTTGAAAAAGCCATGGAGCATAAGATCTATGACAGTGAAGAGATCCGTAATATTTTTACAGCCCTGGGGGTGACCATCGGCACAGAAGAAGACAGTAAGGCGCTTAATCTATCCGGGTTGCGTTACTATAAGATTATTATCATGACTGATGCGGATGTGGACGGAAGCCATATTTCTACACTGATCATGACTTTCTTTTTCCGTCATATGAATGACCTGATCAAAAACGGCCATCTATTCATAGCAACTCCTCCGCTTTATCTGGTAAAGAAGGGGAAGCAAGAAGTTTATTGTTGGACGGAAGAACAGCGTTTAGCTGCTATTGAAGAACTGGGCAAGGGTAAAGATACAGGACTTCATATCCAGCGTTACAAAGGTTTGGGCGAAATGAATGCCGAACAATTGTGGGATACGACCATGAATCCGGAGAACCGTACCCTGCGTAAAGTGACTATCGAAAGTGCAGCTGAAGCTGATCGTATTTTCTCTATGTTGATGGGCGATGAGGTGCCTCCTCGTCGGGAATTTATTGAACGGCATGCTAAATATGCCAGGATTGATGCCTAA
- a CDS encoding tetratricopeptide repeat protein, translated as MSKKIFVLCIIAIMALYNGPLSAQKTIKQYDPDALYKEALELYEKEKYTAARKCFADVMAKSTDRRSFVYSNSQYYTALCAIELNQNDAESLLERFIKDNPDNPKTPVANFRMARYHYNNKRYKKAVERFEMVSPRELDKEQADEYYFILGHCYFMEHDNIKARASFYQIKDGDSKYATPALYYYSHINYIDKNYETALQGFLRLRDDETFSSVVPYYISQIYFLQRKYELVIEYAPGLLDEVNEKRKDEVMRIVGESYYRLQRYEESIPYLEHYIKSKTPTVEDNYQLGYAYYHSGDCTNAIKYFEKASSSNSTLGQNALCHLGDCYIKEGDKQKARLAFSSASKMDFDPDAQENAHFNFAVLSYELLISPFNEAIRSFNEYIIKYPYSDKVDDAYNYLVAAYTTTRNYRLALESIEKIKVKDDKVKRAYQRVAFFRGLELFNDLKFDEAIELFDKSLLNANFDKEIAARCYYWKAESYYRIQQYPMAYDLYRKFIAMPGASQAEEYKQANYGLGYALFSQKQYADALSWFLKYVNVMEDAPVKSVADAYNRIGDCRFMQPAYWVAIENYDKALSYNLSTPDYSCFQKGFTYGLVDRHEKKIETLTELLEKYPGSSYVADALFEMGKSYITLGKSQSAINSFKKLNVDHPNSSYVSKSLLQLGLIYYNMDKTPEALTYYKKVISDYPASNEARSALTGIRTIYVDMNDIDAYVNYTNSLGTFANVSVSEQDSLSYKAAENIYMSGDCEKAGISLNNYLSRFPDGSFKVNATFYLADCRLREGKLDEAMEGFEFVIASPRSMFTEQALMSASAIYFNQGKYEEALKSYKKMEAEAEIASNVLDAKIGVMRSEFRLENYKEAIPAAQNVLKDKDLAQEMIREARFILARSYQEEKNLEPALEEYRKVAVEVSSMEGAESKFHIIEILVEQKKLKEAEDEVFDFVAKNTPHQYYMAKSFILLSDIYAAQDDEFQAIHTLQSVIENYESKDDGIIELATEKRMTLEAKANAVKEQEQDDIEVEIK; from the coding sequence ATGTCAAAAAAAATATTCGTACTTTGTATCATAGCAATAATGGCGTTGTATAACGGTCCATTATCGGCACAAAAAACAATAAAACAGTACGACCCTGATGCCCTTTATAAAGAAGCCCTGGAACTCTATGAGAAAGAGAAATATACTGCGGCACGTAAGTGTTTTGCTGATGTAATGGCTAAATCTACGGATCGCCGTAGTTTTGTTTATTCGAATTCCCAATATTACACTGCTTTATGTGCTATAGAGCTGAACCAGAATGATGCTGAAAGTTTGCTGGAACGCTTTATCAAGGATAATCCGGATAATCCCAAAACACCTGTGGCAAACTTTCGGATGGCACGGTACCACTATAACAACAAAAGATACAAAAAGGCCGTAGAACGCTTTGAAATGGTTTCACCACGGGAACTGGATAAAGAACAGGCCGATGAGTATTATTTTATATTGGGGCATTGTTACTTTATGGAGCATGATAATATAAAAGCCCGTGCTTCGTTTTATCAGATCAAGGATGGCGATTCCAAGTATGCCACTCCGGCCCTGTATTATTATTCCCACATCAATTATATTGATAAGAATTATGAGACCGCATTACAGGGGTTTCTCCGGTTACGTGACGATGAAACTTTTTCCAGTGTGGTTCCTTACTATATTTCTCAAATATATTTTCTCCAGCGAAAGTATGAGTTAGTCATCGAATATGCGCCGGGACTGCTGGATGAGGTAAATGAGAAACGTAAAGATGAGGTGATGCGCATTGTCGGGGAATCCTATTACCGGTTGCAACGCTATGAAGAGTCGATCCCTTATCTTGAGCATTATATCAAGAGTAAAACCCCTACGGTAGAAGATAACTACCAGTTAGGATATGCTTATTATCATTCGGGCGATTGTACCAATGCCATCAAGTATTTTGAAAAAGCATCCTCAAGCAATAGCACTCTGGGACAAAACGCATTATGTCATCTCGGTGATTGTTACATCAAGGAAGGAGATAAACAGAAAGCACGTCTGGCTTTTTCTTCCGCTTCCAAGATGGATTTCGATCCTGATGCACAGGAAAATGCCCATTTCAATTTTGCCGTCCTGAGTTATGAATTGTTGATATCTCCTTTTAACGAAGCGATCAGGAGCTTTAACGAATACATCATAAAATATCCTTACTCAGACAAAGTGGATGATGCGTACAATTATCTGGTAGCAGCATATACAACTACACGTAACTATAGACTGGCGTTGGAGTCTATTGAAAAAATAAAAGTAAAGGATGATAAAGTAAAAAGGGCGTATCAACGTGTCGCTTTTTTCCGTGGTCTGGAATTGTTTAATGACCTGAAATTTGATGAGGCAATTGAGTTGTTTGACAAATCATTGCTAAATGCTAATTTTGACAAGGAGATTGCTGCCCGTTGTTATTACTGGAAAGCCGAGTCGTATTACCGCATCCAACAATATCCCATGGCTTATGACCTGTACCGTAAATTTATCGCTATGCCCGGCGCATCACAAGCTGAAGAATACAAGCAGGCAAATTACGGTTTAGGATATGCGTTGTTCAGTCAAAAACAATATGCCGATGCGTTGAGCTGGTTCCTTAAGTATGTTAATGTAATGGAAGATGCACCGGTTAAATCGGTAGCGGATGCCTATAACCGTATTGGTGACTGCCGGTTTATGCAACCAGCCTATTGGGTAGCTATAGAAAATTATGACAAAGCATTAAGCTATAATCTATCGACCCCCGATTATTCCTGTTTCCAAAAAGGTTTTACCTATGGTTTGGTGGATCGTCATGAAAAGAAAATAGAGACCTTGACCGAATTACTTGAAAAATATCCAGGCTCATCATATGTTGCAGATGCTTTATTTGAAATGGGCAAAAGTTATATAACGCTGGGAAAATCACAGTCGGCTATTAATTCCTTCAAAAAGTTAAATGTTGATCATCCGAACAGCAGTTACGTGAGTAAGTCGTTGTTACAGCTGGGACTGATCTATTATAATATGGATAAGACGCCGGAAGCATTGACCTACTATAAAAAAGTAATATCGGATTATCCGGCCTCTAACGAAGCCAGAAGTGCTCTTACCGGAATAAGGACTATATATGTGGATATGAATGATATAGATGCATATGTCAATTATACCAATAGTCTCGGCACATTTGCCAATGTAAGTGTCAGCGAGCAGGATTCTTTAAGCTATAAAGCTGCTGAAAATATATATATGTCCGGAGATTGTGAAAAAGCCGGAATCAGCTTAAATAACTACCTTTCCCGTTTCCCGGATGGAAGCTTCAAGGTGAATGCTACTTTCTATCTGGCAGATTGTCGCTTGCGTGAAGGAAAATTAGATGAGGCGATGGAAGGTTTCGAATTTGTAATTGCTTCGCCACGCAGTATGTTCACCGAACAAGCGTTAATGTCGGCCTCAGCCATCTATTTCAATCAGGGGAAATATGAGGAAGCATTGAAATCATACAAGAAAATGGAAGCGGAAGCGGAAATTGCCAGTAATGTATTGGATGCTAAAATTGGGGTGATGCGTAGTGAATTTAGGTTGGAAAATTATAAAGAAGCTATACCTGCCGCACAAAACGTATTAAAGGATAAAGATCTTGCCCAGGAGATGATCCGTGAGGCCAGGTTTATATTGGCTCGTTCTTATCAGGAAGAAAAGAATCTGGAACCGGCACTGGAAGAGTACCGGAAAGTAGCTGTTGAGGTAAGTAGTATGGAAGGGGCTGAATCTAAGTTCCATATTATTGAAATCCTGGTGGAACAGAAGAAACTGAAAGAAGCAGAAGACGAAGTATTTGATTTCGTTGCCAAAAATACGCCGCATCAATATTACATGGCTAAAAGTTTTATCCTGTTGAGTGATATCTATGCTGCTCAGGATGACGAATTCCAGGCGATACATACTTTGCAGAGTGTAATAGAAAATTACGAGTCAAAGGACGACGGTATTATAGAATTAGCTACCGAGAAAAGGATGACTCTCGAGGCTAAAGCCAATGCTGTTAAAGAACAAGAACAAGATGACATCGAGGTGGAAATTAAATAA
- a CDS encoding fumarylacetoacetate hydrolase family protein, with protein MKILAVGMNYPLHIEEMNNILSPEPVIFTKPDTALLLNNKPFFYPDFSSEIHYETEIVVKINRLGKNISTGFAHRYYSEITVGIDFTARDIQKKSKEKGLPWDTAKAFDCSAPIGKFIAKTTFTDIQNIYFRLDLNGQTVQEGNTRDMIFTVDQIISHISNFFTLKIGDLIFTGTPNGVGPVKIGDRLQAYLENELVLDFFVR; from the coding sequence ATGAAGATCCTCGCTGTTGGGATGAATTATCCCCTACACATAGAAGAGATGAACAATATCTTATCACCGGAACCGGTGATTTTTACCAAACCGGATACAGCTCTTCTGTTGAATAACAAACCTTTTTTTTATCCTGATTTTTCTTCTGAAATTCATTATGAGACCGAGATAGTCGTAAAAATTAACCGTTTGGGGAAAAATATATCCACAGGTTTTGCCCATCGCTATTATTCGGAAATAACTGTAGGGATTGACTTTACCGCACGTGATATCCAAAAAAAAAGTAAAGAAAAAGGGCTTCCCTGGGATACAGCCAAAGCTTTTGATTGTTCGGCTCCTATTGGTAAATTTATCGCAAAAACAACTTTCACTGATATTCAAAATATTTATTTTCGGCTTGATCTGAACGGTCAGACAGTACAGGAAGGAAATACCCGGGATATGATTTTCACAGTAGACCAGATTATCTCACACATCTCTAATTTTTTCACCCTTAAAATAGGTGATCTTATTTTTACGGGCACACCTAATGGCGTAGGGCCGGTAAAAATAGGCGACCGCTTACAGGCTTATTTAGAAAATGAGTTGGTCCTTGATTTTTTCGTAAGGTAA
- the pyrI gene encoding aspartate carbamoyltransferase regulatory subunit, producing MSELKKGELVVSAIKNGTAIDRIPPQSLFKVISILGLEKIQSQITFGNNLDSKKLGKKAIIKITDKYFDDKEINKIALVAPEAKLNTIRDYKVVEKREVAVPDEVSGIVRCVNPKCITNNEQIVTKFYVLTKRPVTLKCHYCEKMIEQEQMTIL from the coding sequence ATGAGCGAATTGAAAAAAGGAGAGCTGGTAGTCAGTGCCATAAAAAACGGGACGGCCATTGACCGCATTCCCCCGCAGAGTTTATTTAAAGTCATTTCTATATTAGGATTGGAGAAGATACAGTCGCAGATCACATTCGGCAACAATCTTGATAGTAAAAAGCTGGGTAAAAAAGCAATCATTAAGATCACCGACAAATATTTTGATGATAAGGAGATCAATAAAATAGCATTGGTGGCTCCCGAAGCAAAGTTGAATACCATCCGTGACTATAAGGTGGTGGAAAAAAGGGAGGTCGCTGTTCCTGATGAGGTTTCGGGTATTGTACGGTGTGTTAATCCGAAATGCATTACCAATAATGAACAGATCGTGACTAAATTTTATGTCCTCACCAAAAGGCCAGTTACGCTTAAGTGTCATTATTGTGAAAAAATGATCGAACAGGAACAGATGACGATTTTATAA